DNA from Geobacillus vulcani PSS1:
CGACGACAGCGACCGCACCGGCTAACAGCGGATGAACAGGGACGGAAAAAAACATCGGCAAGCTCGCCGCCAGTGTTCCTTTTAGCATGTCACCGACAATGACGATCGTTCCCGCTTTCGCCCCAAGCACGCGGAACGTGTTCGTTCCCCCAAGATTGCCGCTTCCATGTTCGCGGATGTCGATTCCGTAGCCGATCTTTCCGACAAGAAGGCCAAACGGAATCGAACCGAGAAGATAAGCAAGAAGCAAAATCAGTGCAGTCATGAAGCCCAACACCCTTTACTCAACAAGTTTGTGCATGTTTCTATTTTACCATGCATGATAGAAAACGGTAGACAGGAATTTTGCATTTCAAGGACATAGCCGCTAAACTGAAAAGAAGAAACGGGCTGTCGGCAAGTTCGTCCGACTCCGGACAGATGAGAAAGGAGCGACCATGATGAAAACGACGGTTGTATGGAACGGAAACATGTCATTCAGCGGCCAAAGCGCCTCCGGTGTGGTGATCCCGATGGATGCCGCGAAGGATGTCGGCGGCAACGATTCGGGCGCGCGGCCGATGGAGCTTTTGCTTCACGCCTTAGCCGGCTGCACCGGCATTGATATCATCCTGATCTTGCGCAAAATGCGCCTGGATGTCCGGGCGTTTTCGATGGAAGTGGAAGGAACGCGCGCCGATGACCACCCGAAGCGGTTTACAGAGATTCATATCCATTACGCCCTTGAAGGCGATTTGCCGGAAGAAAAAGTTGTCCGCGCCATCCGGCTGTCCAAAGAAAAATATTGTTCTGTTTCCCATTCGTTAAACGCTGCCATTACGGCGAGCTATTCGATCAACGGCGTGCGCGGGAAGGAGACGATCTAACAAGGAGGAGGGTTTGACGTTCATGGCCGTTTCGTGTGGCATAGCGCCGGATGACCATATGATGAACAAGGTGTTCCGATCGTTTGCGGAACACCTTTTTTGTGTTAGAACAGATAACGGTGATCAGTCGTTTGGATGGATGCCCTGCCGATCCGCTTTCTTTCAAGTTATGCCCGATAGGCGGCGCGCCAAAAAACTTTGTCCTCATACTTGACACTGATCTTTTAATTGTTATAATTTTTAACATAAATACGTTAATTTTTATTACGCAAAAAGGTTGAGGGGGCGGCGGGAAGTGAAAAAAATTGAGGCCATCATCCGGCCGGAGAGATTAACCGATACCATTAAAGCATTGAAACAAATCGGGATTACCGGGTTCACCGTTTCGCAGGTTGTCGGCCGTGGGAAACAGAAGGATACACAAGGAGTGTATCGGGGAAAAAACTACAAAGTGACGCTCCATCCGAAAGTCAAACTTGAAATCGTTCTGTCCGACTATATGGTCGAGCGGACGATCCAATCGATTGTGGCCGCTGCGCAAACCGGCGAAGACGGGGACGGGAAAATTTTTGTCTATCCGGTGCTGGAAGCGTACAACATTCGCACCGGCACGCTTGACTTTGATATTGATGAACTGGCGGAAAAACGGGAGGGACGGGCATGATGGAACATGTGAATGCTGTATGGATCGTCATCGCGGCCGCCATGGTGCTGTTTATGGAAGGCGGATTCAGCTTGCTGGAAGCAGGGTTGGTGCGGACGAAAAACGCCGTCAATGTAACAATGAAAATTTTCGTTGATTTGACCATCGGAGCGCTAGCGTTTTGGCTCATTGGCTTTGGGCTGATGTTCGGAGATGATGCGTTCGGCTGGATCGGCACCACGCTGTTCGGAACACCGGAAGCCATCTCTTTGTCTGTTCCGCTGCCAAGCGCGGCATTTGTTCTATTCCAAATCGGGTTTGCCGTAGCGTGTGTGTCAATTATTTCCGGAGCAGTCGCCGAGCGGATGAATTTTAAGGCATACATTGTGACGGTTCTTCTTGTTTGCGCTGCCGTTTACCCATTATCAGGCCATTGGATTTGGCATAGTGACGGCTGGTTGGCGAAACTCGGGATGAAAGATTTCGCAGGGTCAGCAGCGATTCATGCGCTCGGCGGTTTTGCGGCGCTGGCGCTCGCCAAGCGGCTTGGACCGCGAAAAGGGCGGTTCAACTCGGACGGCAGTGTGAACGTATTTGCGCCGAGCAATATTCCGCTTGCTTCGGCGGGGGCGTTCATTTTATGGTTTGGCTGGTTTGCGTTTAATGCGGGCAGTACACTCGATGCGTCCAATGAAGCGCTGGCGTCGATCGCCCTCAACACAATGTTGTCAGGGGCAGCCGGGGGCACGTCGGCGCTCCTCGTGACGATGAAAAAGTACGGAAAAGCCGATCCAAGCATGGTCATGAATGGTGTGTTGTCCGGTCTGGTGGCCATTACGGCCGGCTGTGCGTTCGTCTCGCAATGGAGCGCGGTGCTGATCGGTCTGGTGAGCGGCGTCATCGTCGTCTATGCGACGCTGTTGGTCGATGCGTTGAAAATCGACGACCCGGTCGGTGCGGTGGCGGTCCATGGGTTTAATGGGGTGTTTGGCACGCTCGCCGTCGGTTTGTTCGACTCGACGCAAGGATTGTTGACGACCGGCCATGTGTCGCTGTTCACCACCCAACTGCTTGGCGCGTTGACCGTCGTCATTTGGGGCTTTGTCAGCGGTGCGCTCATCGCCAATGTGTGCGACCGCACAGTTGGGCTGCGGGCGACAGAGCGCGAGGAAGAAGAAGGGCTTGATATGGCGTACCACGGCATTCCAGCTTACAATGAACTCGAACGGTTTGCCGATCTCCCAGGCGGGTTGTACGATTTTGAGGAGACGACCGGCATTCGCGTTGCTCCGTTAAACAATAAAAACGCCGTCGGATAAGATTGCAGAGGTTGTTCGAAAAGGCCTGCCTGATGGCCTTTGGCGGACAGCCTCTTTTTCTATTTTTCTAATTTACAAAAAATTTACAAAAAAATCACAAAAAAGAATCCTTTTGTCCCTATTATTCTACTTATTCATAAAGATATAATCGGTAGATGAAGGAAAGATACACAGGGAAGGAGACGAAACGATGAAGGGTTCGGAACGATGGGGAAAACGAATGTTGTCGGCATTGACGGCAGCCGCTGTATTGGCGGCAACGCCGGTTGGGGCGGCAGGGAACGGGAAAAGCAAAGGAGAGCCGCCTGCTTCTTCGCACCGTTATATTGAGGTGCAGCTCCTCGGCATAAACGATTTTCATGGCCAGCTCAACGTGACGAGAAAAGTCGGCGGGCGGGAAGTCGGGCGAGCGGATTATTTGGCCGCTTATTTGAAACAGCGGGAGGCAGAAAACAAAAACACGCTGCTCGTCCATGCCGGCGATGCGGTCGGCGCCAGCCCGCCGGTATCGGCGCTGTTGCAGGACGAGCCGACGATCGAAGTGCTGAACAAACTCGGCTTTGACGTCGGCACGCTTGGCAACCACGAGTTTGACGAAGGAGTAGCGGAAATGCTCCGCCTGATCCATGGCGGGTATCACCCGGCGACCGGCGATTTCTCTGGGGCGGATTTTCCGTACGTGAGCGCCAACGTCGTTGACAAAGAAACGAAACAACCGATTCTTCCGCCGTACGTCATTAAGCGGGTCAACGGCATGCCAATCGGGTTCATCGGGGTGACATTGACAGATACACCATCGATCGTGACACCGAGCGGCGTCGCTGGGGTGGAATTCATCGACGAAGCGACGGCGATTAACAAAGCCGTGCGGGAACTGAAGAAAAAAGGGGTGCGCACGATCGTCGTTCTCGCCCATAACCCAGGTGCATCCAATCCGGATGGAACAAACGCAAGCGGAGAAATCGTGGATATCGCCAAAACGGTCGATGATGAAGTCGATGTGATTTTCGCCGGTCATAACCATGCCTATTTAAATGCGGTGGTGGACGGCAAGCTGCTCGTTCAGTCGTATTCGTACGGCACGGCGTTTTCTGATGTCGATCTGAAAATCGACCCGCGCACAAAAGATGTCGTGGCGAAACAAGCGGAAATCGTGACGACGTATCATGACGGCATCACGCCGGATCCGGAAATCCGTGCCCTCGTCGAAAAATATGAAGCGAAAGTCGCGCCGCTTGTCAACCAAGTCGTCGGCACGGCGGCTGAAACGATCACCGACGAGCAAAACGCGAGCGGCGAGTCCGCTTTGGGCAATTTGATCGCCGATGCCCAGCGGGCGGCGATGAACACCGATTTTGCCTTTATGAACCCGGGCGGCATTCGCGCGGATATTGAACAAGGTGAGGTAACGTGGGGAGAGCTGTACAACGTTCAGCCGTTCAACAACCAGCTCGTGAAAATGACGCTCACCGGCGCGCAAATCCGCGAGCTTTTGAACCAACAATGGCAGCCGACAAAAACACGTATGCTGCAAATCTCCGGCCTCCGCTATACATGGAGCGCCAGCAGACCGGCAGGGAACAAAGTCGTCGACATTCAGCTTCCTGATGGCACACCGCTGAATCCGAACGGCGAGTACACGGTGACGGTCAACAGCTTCCTCGCCGACGGCGGCGATGGGTTCACGGTGCTGACGCAAGGGACGAACCGCGAAGTAGGGCCGGTCGATTTGGATGCCCTCGTCTCGTACATTCGCGGCCTTGCGCAGCCGTTTTCGGCACGGATTGAGGGGCGGATCAACCGCCTTCCGTAACACGTGTTGACTGAGGCGAACGCTCGCCAAGCGAATGAAGAAGGTGTCCCCCAAAGGCCCGGGGACACCTTTTCTTCGCTTCGAATGGCGGGGTTGCTGCCGCTTGTGCTTGAACGACCGAAAACAGATCGTTCAAGCGATTGGTTTCCGCAGATCAAGATGATTTTTGCTCGAATAGCTTGATGATCTCGACGATCACTTCGGCCGCTTTCACCATATTGTCGGCGGAAATGTATTCGTAGCGGCCGTGGAAGTTTTCGCCGCCGGCGAAAATGTTCGGCGTCGGCAGTCCCATATAGGAGAGCTGCGACCCGTCCGTGCCGCCGCGGATCGGTTTCACCTTCGGCTCGATGCCCAAGTTCGTCATCGCTTCGTGGGCGATGTCAACAATGTGGCGCACCGGTTCGATTTTTTCGCGCATGTTGTAATATTGGTCGTTGATTTCGAGCGTGATTCGATCGGTTCCATATTTTTGGGCGAGCGAAGCCGCGATGTCTTTCATTTTCGTCTTCCGCGCTTCAAACTGTTCGCGGTCAAAATCGCGGATGATGTAATGGAGCTTCGTTTCCTCTACACTGCCTTGGAACGAAAGCAAATGGTAAAACCCTTCATATCCTTCTGTATGCTCGGGCGCTTCGTTGGCAGGCAGCTGTTGCTGGAACTCCAGGGCGATTTTGATCGAGTTGATCATTTTTCCTTTCGCCGTGCCCGGATGGACGTTTTTGCCTTTGATCGTGATTTTTGCTTCCGCCGCGTTGAAACTTTCGTATTCCAATTCGCCGAGCGGCCCGCCATCGACCGTGTAGGCAAATTGGGCGCCGAATTTG
Protein-coding regions in this window:
- a CDS encoding OsmC family protein yields the protein MKTTVVWNGNMSFSGQSASGVVIPMDAAKDVGGNDSGARPMELLLHALAGCTGIDIILILRKMRLDVRAFSMEVEGTRADDHPKRFTEIHIHYALEGDLPEEKVVRAIRLSKEKYCSVSHSLNAAITASYSINGVRGKETI
- a CDS encoding P-II family nitrogen regulator: MKKIEAIIRPERLTDTIKALKQIGITGFTVSQVVGRGKQKDTQGVYRGKNYKVTLHPKVKLEIVLSDYMVERTIQSIVAAAQTGEDGDGKIFVYPVLEAYNIRTGTLDFDIDELAEKREGRA
- a CDS encoding ammonium transporter — its product is MMEHVNAVWIVIAAAMVLFMEGGFSLLEAGLVRTKNAVNVTMKIFVDLTIGALAFWLIGFGLMFGDDAFGWIGTTLFGTPEAISLSVPLPSAAFVLFQIGFAVACVSIISGAVAERMNFKAYIVTVLLVCAAVYPLSGHWIWHSDGWLAKLGMKDFAGSAAIHALGGFAALALAKRLGPRKGRFNSDGSVNVFAPSNIPLASAGAFILWFGWFAFNAGSTLDASNEALASIALNTMLSGAAGGTSALLVTMKKYGKADPSMVMNGVLSGLVAITAGCAFVSQWSAVLIGLVSGVIVVYATLLVDALKIDDPVGAVAVHGFNGVFGTLAVGLFDSTQGLLTTGHVSLFTTQLLGALTVVIWGFVSGALIANVCDRTVGLRATEREEEEGLDMAYHGIPAYNELERFADLPGGLYDFEETTGIRVAPLNNKNAVG
- a CDS encoding bifunctional metallophosphatase/5'-nucleotidase, with the protein product MKGSERWGKRMLSALTAAAVLAATPVGAAGNGKSKGEPPASSHRYIEVQLLGINDFHGQLNVTRKVGGREVGRADYLAAYLKQREAENKNTLLVHAGDAVGASPPVSALLQDEPTIEVLNKLGFDVGTLGNHEFDEGVAEMLRLIHGGYHPATGDFSGADFPYVSANVVDKETKQPILPPYVIKRVNGMPIGFIGVTLTDTPSIVTPSGVAGVEFIDEATAINKAVRELKKKGVRTIVVLAHNPGASNPDGTNASGEIVDIAKTVDDEVDVIFAGHNHAYLNAVVDGKLLVQSYSYGTAFSDVDLKIDPRTKDVVAKQAEIVTTYHDGITPDPEIRALVEKYEAKVAPLVNQVVGTAAETITDEQNASGESALGNLIADAQRAAMNTDFAFMNPGGIRADIEQGEVTWGELYNVQPFNNQLVKMTLTGAQIRELLNQQWQPTKTRMLQISGLRYTWSASRPAGNKVVDIQLPDGTPLNPNGEYTVTVNSFLADGGDGFTVLTQGTNREVGPVDLDALVSYIRGLAQPFSARIEGRINRLP
- the pepT gene encoding peptidase T, whose translation is MKHELIERFIRYAKINTQSDPESHTCPSTQGQWELANMLVEELKAIGMEEVTVDENGYVMATLPANTDKNVPVIGFLAHMDTAPEFTGANVNPQLIDSYDGGDIVLNKEQGIILSPNDFPELAHYKGHTLITTDGTTLLGADDKAGIAEIMTAMHYLIQHPDIKHGKVRVAFTPDEEIGRGPHKFDVAKFGAQFAYTVDGGPLGELEYESFNAAEAKITIKGKNVHPGTAKGKMINSIKIALEFQQQLPANEAPEHTEGYEGFYHLLSFQGSVEETKLHYIIRDFDREQFEARKTKMKDIAASLAQKYGTDRITLEINDQYYNMREKIEPVRHIVDIAHEAMTNLGIEPKVKPIRGGTDGSQLSYMGLPTPNIFAGGENFHGRYEYISADNMVKAAEVIVEIIKLFEQKSS